A region of Sulfurimonas sp. DNA encodes the following proteins:
- a CDS encoding acetolactate synthase large subunit: MQISGAQMVIEALVAEGVDTIFGYPGGAIMNVYDEIYKQDNFKHILTRHEQAAVHAAEGYSKASGKVGVALITSGPGFTNAVTGLADAYMDSIPLVVISGQVPMSLIGTDAFQEIDAVGISRSCTKHNYLVTDAKDLPRVLKEAFHIAATGRPGPVHVDIPKDVTAQIAEFDYSIDINLETYKPHTKGNPRQIKKAIDAIANAKRPLFYLGGGIINANAAYEVRDLVHKTGIPAVETFMARGVLSYDDSLLVGMLGMHGSYASNMAMSETDLVIALGARFDDRVTGKLSEFAKNAGVIHVDIDPASISKLINADYPIVGDVKNVVLDMLALISKINSKKYEPWRETVENFAQLHPLTYHEDSERIKPQWVIERVGELLGGDANITTDVGQHQMWTSQFYPFSRPRQFISSGGLGTMGFGFPAAIGVKAASPDKVSINFTGDGSILMNCQELMTAVEQKLPVINIILNNNFLGMVRQWQTLFYDKRHSETDLSVQPDFVKLSEAFGGLGYRVHTKEEFDAALKDAIDKNIVAFIEVIVHRMENVMPMVPSGGSLFNMMLLEKKEK, translated from the coding sequence ATGCAAATAAGTGGCGCACAGATGGTCATTGAAGCTTTAGTTGCAGAGGGTGTTGATACCATTTTTGGTTACCCTGGTGGAGCTATTATGAATGTCTATGATGAGATTTACAAACAAGATAACTTTAAACATATTTTGACAAGACACGAGCAAGCAGCTGTTCACGCAGCGGAAGGCTACTCAAAGGCAAGTGGTAAAGTCGGTGTTGCTCTTATTACTAGTGGACCAGGTTTTACTAATGCTGTTACGGGTTTAGCAGATGCTTATATGGATTCTATTCCTTTAGTTGTAATAAGTGGACAAGTCCCAATGAGTTTAATTGGAACAGATGCTTTTCAAGAGATAGATGCTGTTGGAATTAGTCGTTCATGTACAAAACATAATTATCTCGTGACAGATGCTAAAGATTTACCAAGAGTTTTAAAAGAGGCTTTTCACATCGCAGCAACTGGTAGGCCAGGTCCTGTACATGTTGATATCCCAAAAGATGTTACTGCTCAAATTGCAGAGTTTGATTATTCTATTGATATTAATCTTGAAACTTATAAGCCTCACACAAAAGGCAATCCGCGTCAGATTAAAAAAGCTATAGATGCTATAGCAAATGCTAAGCGACCTCTTTTTTATCTTGGTGGTGGTATCATAAATGCAAATGCAGCTTATGAAGTTAGAGATTTAGTTCATAAAACTGGTATTCCTGCTGTTGAAACATTTATGGCTAGGGGTGTTTTAAGTTACGATGATAGTTTGCTTGTTGGAATGTTAGGAATGCATGGTTCGTATGCTTCAAATATGGCGATGAGTGAAACAGATTTAGTTATTGCTCTTGGTGCAAGGTTCGATGACCGTGTAACTGGTAAATTATCAGAATTTGCTAAAAATGCTGGGGTAATTCATGTAGATATAGACCCAGCATCTATATCCAAGTTAATTAATGCAGATTATCCGATAGTTGGTGATGTTAAAAATGTTGTTCTTGACATGTTAGCTTTAATTTCTAAAATAAACTCAAAAAAGTATGAGCCTTGGAGAGAAACAGTTGAGAATTTTGCACAACTGCATCCATTAACTTATCATGAAGATAGTGAGCGTATTAAGCCTCAGTGGGTCATAGAGCGTGTTGGAGAACTTTTAGGTGGTGATGCAAATATTACAACAGATGTTGGACAGCATCAGATGTGGACAAGTCAATTTTATCCATTTTCTCGTCCTCGTCAGTTTATAAGTTCTGGCGGACTTGGAACTATGGGCTTTGGTTTTCCGGCAGCGATAGGCGTTAAAGCAGCTTCTCCAGATAAAGTTAGTATAAACTTTACAGGAGATGGCTCAATTCTTATGAACTGTCAAGAATTAATGACAGCAGTTGAGCAAAAATTACCAGTAATAAATATTATTTTAAATAATAACTTTCTTGGTATGGTTCGCCAATGGCAAACACTTTTTTATGACAAACGACATAGTGAGACAGATTTAAGTGTTCAGCCAGACTTTGTAAAGCTTTCAGAAGCTTTTGGCGGACTTGGTTATAGAGTTCATACAAAAGAAGAGTTTGATGCAGCACTTAAAGATGCGATTGATAAAAACATTGTTGCTTTTATAGAAGTAATAGTTCACAGAATGGAAAATGTCATGCCAATGGTACCATCAGGCGGAAGCTTGTTTAATATGATGCTACTAGAGAAAAAGGAGAAATAA
- the lpxD gene encoding UDP-3-O-(3-hydroxymyristoyl)glucosamine N-acyltransferase, with translation MKLSAIASILECEYDFKDIEINGMNALQDAEVNEVSFVANSKYIKDIQTTKAGAVIVPASLVEHIPNNCVALVVEDSYWSMAILSKYFAPPIENEELPGALIGEGSKISSKAEIANGSRIGKNCTILAHVYIGCEAVIGNNTIIYPNVTVYRDCHIGSDCIIHSNTAIGADGFGFATSAQGEHKKIYQNGNVVIGDDVEIGSNVSVDRAVFGSTRINKGVRIDNLVQIGHNCEIGEYSVFVAQSGSAGSTKLGRNVVVGGQSAFAGHLEIAPFSTFAARSGITKNITKSGLTFSGFPLMEHKLWLKLQVKIARLLK, from the coding sequence ATGAAACTAAGTGCCATTGCTTCTATATTAGAGTGTGAATATGATTTTAAAGATATTGAAATAAATGGAATGAATGCTCTTCAAGATGCTGAAGTAAATGAAGTTTCTTTTGTTGCAAACTCAAAGTATATAAAAGATATCCAAACGACAAAAGCTGGGGCTGTTATAGTTCCAGCTTCTTTGGTGGAACATATTCCAAATAATTGTGTGGCTTTAGTAGTAGAAGATTCATATTGGTCAATGGCAATTTTATCAAAATACTTTGCACCTCCTATTGAAAATGAAGAACTTCCAGGTGCTTTAATAGGTGAGGGTAGTAAAATATCTTCTAAAGCCGAAATTGCAAATGGTTCTAGGATTGGTAAGAATTGTACGATTTTAGCTCATGTTTATATTGGTTGCGAGGCTGTTATTGGGAATAATACTATCATCTATCCCAATGTAACTGTTTATAGAGATTGCCATATTGGGAGTGATTGTATTATCCATTCAAACACTGCTATTGGTGCTGATGGTTTTGGTTTTGCAACATCTGCTCAAGGTGAACATAAAAAGATATATCAAAATGGAAATGTTGTTATTGGAGATGATGTTGAAATTGGTAGTAATGTAAGTGTTGATAGAGCTGTCTTTGGTTCTACCCGTATAAACAAAGGTGTTCGTATTGATAACCTTGTTCAGATAGGTCATAATTGTGAAATAGGTGAATATTCTGTATTTGTTGCACAGTCTGGAAGTGCAGGTTCAACAAAACTAGGGCGTAATGTTGTTGTTGGTGGACAGTCCGCATTTGCTGGACATCTTGAAATAGCACCATTTTCTACCTTTGCGGCAAGAAGTGGAATTACTAAAAATATTACGAAAAGTGGCTTAACTTTTTCTGGCTTTCCATTGATGGAACATAAATTATGGCTAAAGCTTCAGGTTAAAATTGCTAGACTATTGAAATAG
- a CDS encoding FMN-binding glutamate synthase family protein, which translates to MIDTLHIVWSIFIDFIEFFLLLGFIGLIMLYVYDKHVQRRHALLINYPVIGRMRYFFEALREPLRQYFAEETFYDSKDKVDWVYTAAKDKPNYKSFSVNQPFSGSRFIIKHATNVLNDGEVSDDTSVTFGENREFPFVSHTPIIRSAMSDGALSPEAVRAFSIAGANSNLTINTGEGSLTSNHLFTHQPDVKNAKYLEVVKSTPKAELVFKIGEFFFNRSSALKWYRTALLNKKTQNTYIYAPNSHVLFRVNWKAPIEDFPKEVPNDIPNMIFQMSSGLYGVRDENGKFDDLRYQKVMKFCRMTEIKIAQGAKQTGGKLAAAKVTADVAYYRGVEEGKNIFSPNRFPFADTTKHLLDFVQRLQKLSGKPVGFKIVISDATAVDELAQEIAARKAQGKNIPDFISVDSGEGGSATAPLELMESVGLTTNNALYVLDTMLKKHNIRRDIKIIASGKILTPDDAIITLSMGADAIGIARGFMMSGGCIRAQMCSGFGSHVCPVGMATQDKKKRASYLVVKEGKEIGNYHTNLIKGMKVVCAVMGIEKMSNLQKSNLTFKNQNGEIYFDIDKYFHHKFHM; encoded by the coding sequence ATGATAGACACATTACATATTGTATGGTCAATTTTTATTGACTTCATTGAGTTTTTCTTACTGCTTGGCTTTATAGGTTTAATTATGCTTTATGTATATGATAAACATGTTCAAAGAAGACATGCCTTGCTTATTAATTATCCTGTAATTGGACGAATGAGGTACTTTTTTGAAGCATTAAGAGAACCTTTAAGACAATATTTTGCAGAAGAAACTTTTTATGATTCGAAAGATAAAGTTGACTGGGTATATACAGCAGCAAAAGACAAACCAAACTATAAATCATTTTCAGTAAATCAGCCATTTTCTGGCTCAAGGTTTATCATAAAACATGCCACAAATGTCCTAAATGATGGTGAAGTAAGCGATGATACATCAGTTACTTTTGGTGAAAATAGAGAATTTCCTTTTGTTTCTCATACCCCAATTATACGCTCGGCAATGAGCGATGGAGCACTTAGCCCTGAAGCTGTTAGAGCATTTTCAATCGCTGGTGCTAATTCAAACTTAACAATAAATACAGGAGAAGGATCTCTAACTTCAAACCATCTGTTCACTCATCAACCAGATGTAAAAAATGCAAAATATTTAGAAGTTGTAAAAAGCACCCCAAAAGCAGAACTAGTTTTTAAAATCGGAGAATTCTTTTTTAATCGTTCAAGCGCTTTGAAATGGTATAGGACTGCTCTACTAAATAAAAAAACCCAAAACACTTATATTTATGCTCCAAATTCACATGTTTTATTTCGTGTAAACTGGAAAGCTCCTATCGAAGATTTTCCAAAAGAAGTCCCTAACGATATTCCAAATATGATTTTTCAAATGAGTTCAGGACTTTATGGAGTTAGAGATGAAAATGGTAAGTTTGATGATTTAAGATACCAAAAAGTTATGAAATTTTGTCGTATGACAGAGATAAAAATTGCTCAAGGGGCAAAACAGACTGGTGGGAAACTTGCTGCGGCTAAAGTTACTGCTGATGTTGCTTATTATAGAGGTGTTGAAGAAGGTAAAAATATATTTTCACCAAACAGATTTCCTTTTGCTGATACCACTAAGCATCTACTTGATTTTGTCCAAAGATTACAAAAACTATCAGGTAAACCAGTTGGTTTTAAAATCGTTATTTCAGATGCTACTGCAGTTGACGAGTTAGCCCAAGAAATAGCAGCGAGAAAAGCTCAAGGCAAAAATATACCAGACTTTATATCTGTAGATAGTGGAGAAGGTGGAAGTGCAACGGCACCCTTAGAGCTTATGGAGTCAGTAGGATTAACTACAAACAATGCTCTTTATGTACTAGACACTATGCTTAAAAAACATAATATTCGTAGAGATATAAAAATTATTGCAAGTGGAAAAATATTAACTCCAGATGATGCAATTATAACTCTTTCTATGGGTGCAGATGCCATAGGAATTGCTAGAGGTTTCATGATGAGTGGTGGTTGTATTCGAGCACAGATGTGTTCTGGTTTTGGTTCTCATGTTTGTCCTGTTGGAATGGCAACTCAAGATAAGAAAAAAAGAGCTTCTTATTTAGTTGTAAAAGAAGGTAAAGAAATCGGTAATTATCATACTAATCTCATCAAAGGGATGAAAGTAGTATGTGCTGTTATGGGTATTGAAAAAATGAGTAATTTACAAAAGTCAAACCTAACTTTTAAAAATCAAAATGGTGAAATTTATTTTGATATTGATAAATATTTTCACCATAAATTTCATATGTAA
- the speA gene encoding biosynthetic arginine decarboxylase, which translates to MENFGLDIWSNKNYIIENSEIKLNYKSMPSLLEIVEQIRSNDVRGPILLRFPHLIKKQIKNLYSYFHKAIDENNYQGSFNAVFPLKVNQFPGAVDAIIKQGAEFNYGLEAGSKAELVLAMSQSQLKSNITVNGFKDKEMITLSFIAAQSGHNITITIEGLGELKTILEVARESSLRVPSIGIRVKLHSSGSGIWAKSGGMDSKFGLTSTEIIKAISLLKESSLLNYFTMLHFHIGSQMTDIAPLKKALREAGNIYAELKKMGASSLCSINIGGGLAVEYDQHSHTKSHNYSIEEFSSSVVFLLKEIMDAKKVTHPDIFTESGRYIAASHGVLIAPVLELFTQDYQENLLSLKENNPPLIEELVDLNKSLNNKNAIEYLHDALDHIESLFTLFDLGYIDLQDRSNAEILVHNIIKKALYLTHTYKSDELKQLQVKLQERYLINASIFQSLPDYWGLQQLFPIMPIHHLNSAPRRAASLWDITCDSDGEICFNPQKPLYLHDINLDEEDYFLAFFNVGAYQETLGMNHNLFTHPSEYTIEIDDESYEVKNSSESKNILQILKSIGYNEDNILQKLKQDLLSSNFITKEEKDDTLAKLEIFTKQNGYLRTTN; encoded by the coding sequence TTGGAAAATTTTGGTTTAGATATATGGTCCAATAAAAACTATATTATTGAAAATTCGGAAATAAAACTAAATTATAAGAGTATGCCATCTTTACTAGAAATAGTGGAACAAATCCGTTCAAATGATGTAAGAGGTCCTATTCTATTGAGGTTCCCTCATCTTATAAAAAAACAGATAAAAAATTTATACTCTTATTTTCACAAAGCAATAGATGAAAACAACTATCAAGGTAGTTTTAATGCTGTCTTTCCTCTAAAAGTAAATCAATTCCCTGGTGCAGTAGATGCTATAATAAAACAAGGTGCTGAATTTAACTATGGACTTGAAGCTGGTAGTAAAGCAGAGTTAGTTTTAGCCATGAGTCAATCACAATTAAAGTCAAACATAACAGTAAATGGCTTTAAAGATAAAGAGATGATTACACTTAGTTTTATTGCTGCACAAAGTGGACATAATATAACTATAACTATTGAAGGCTTAGGTGAACTAAAAACAATTTTAGAAGTAGCAAGAGAATCTTCTTTGCGTGTACCAAGTATAGGGATAAGAGTTAAACTTCACTCCAGCGGAAGTGGCATCTGGGCAAAAAGTGGCGGAATGGACTCTAAGTTTGGTTTAACATCAACAGAAATCATAAAAGCTATTTCTTTGCTAAAAGAGTCAAGTTTATTAAACTATTTTACAATGCTTCATTTTCATATTGGCTCACAAATGACAGATATAGCACCACTTAAAAAAGCATTAAGAGAAGCTGGAAATATCTATGCTGAACTTAAAAAAATGGGAGCGTCATCTCTATGTAGTATAAATATTGGTGGTGGATTAGCCGTAGAGTATGACCAACACTCACATACAAAATCTCATAATTACTCCATAGAAGAATTTTCAAGCAGTGTGGTTTTTTTACTAAAAGAAATCATGGATGCTAAGAAGGTAACTCATCCAGATATTTTCACCGAATCTGGTAGATATATAGCTGCATCTCACGGCGTGTTAATAGCTCCTGTTTTAGAACTTTTCACACAAGACTATCAAGAGAATCTATTAAGTTTAAAGGAAAACAACCCTCCTCTCATAGAAGAATTAGTAGATTTGAACAAATCATTAAATAATAAAAATGCGATTGAATATCTTCACGATGCTCTTGATCATATAGAATCGCTCTTTACCCTTTTTGATTTAGGATACATAGACTTGCAAGATCGTTCAAATGCCGAAATACTAGTTCACAATATAATAAAAAAAGCACTTTATTTAACTCACACATATAAAAGTGATGAATTAAAACAATTACAAGTAAAACTACAAGAAAGATACCTTATAAATGCTTCAATATTTCAAAGTTTGCCTGATTATTGGGGATTACAACAACTCTTTCCAATAATGCCTATACATCATTTAAACTCTGCTCCAAGAAGAGCAGCATCTTTATGGGATATAACTTGTGATAGTGATGGAGAAATTTGCTTCAACCCGCAAAAGCCTCTTTATCTTCATGACATTAATCTTGATGAAGAAGATTATTTTTTAGCTTTTTTTAATGTTGGTGCTTATCAAGAGACTTTAGGAATGAATCATAATCTTTTTACACACCCAAGTGAATACACAATAGAAATAGATGATGAATCATACGAAGTTAAAAATAGTTCTGAATCCAAAAATATTTTACAAATATTAAAATCAATTGGTTACAACGAAGATAATATTTTACAGAAACTTAAACAAGACTTATTATCTAGCAATTTTATCACAAAAGAAGAAAAAGATGATACACTTGCAAAACTAGAAATTTTTACAAAACAAAATGGTTACCTACGAACAACAAATTAA
- the ilvA gene encoding threonine ammonia-lyase, whose translation MLSIEKVYEARERIKNIVVKTPLSYATHLSEISSCEVFIKQENLQVTGAFKIRGAYNKIASLSDEQRACGVVAASAGNHAQGVALSASKFNIRAVIVMPESTPLTKVNGVKHYGAEVILAGANYDEAYAYALEYGDENSLTFVHPFEDEEVISGQGTLALDILDDCKSLDAVVIPVGGGGLIAGMATVFKSINPNIEVIGVSALGAPAFKNSYELKEPIDSTSVRTIADGIAVRDTSNITLQYALKNVDKFVSVDDEEIASAILFLLEKQKLVVEGAGAASVATILHNKLSHLKGKKVALVLSGGNMDVTLLSVIIEKGLLKSGRKMKITVTLIDKPGSLMRFTEILEELNANIVHIAYDRTEVSLDYGDANVTVHMETKGEEHQEKIRYILKEEGYLRD comes from the coding sequence TTGTTAAGTATAGAAAAAGTTTATGAAGCGCGTGAGCGTATAAAAAATATTGTCGTAAAAACTCCTCTTTCATATGCTACGCATTTGAGTGAAATTTCTTCTTGTGAAGTTTTTATAAAACAAGAGAATTTACAGGTGACTGGTGCTTTTAAAATTAGAGGTGCTTATAATAAAATAGCATCTTTAAGCGATGAACAAAGAGCGTGTGGAGTTGTGGCGGCTAGTGCAGGAAATCATGCTCAAGGAGTAGCTCTTTCTGCCTCAAAGTTTAATATAAGAGCCGTTATAGTTATGCCAGAGTCAACACCATTAACAAAAGTAAATGGCGTAAAGCATTATGGTGCAGAGGTTATTTTAGCTGGCGCAAATTATGATGAAGCTTATGCTTATGCCTTAGAGTATGGAGATGAAAATTCTCTTACATTTGTTCATCCATTTGAAGATGAAGAAGTGATTAGTGGACAGGGTACTTTAGCTTTAGATATTTTAGATGATTGTAAGTCTTTAGATGCTGTGGTTATTCCTGTTGGTGGTGGTGGACTTATAGCCGGAATGGCAACTGTTTTTAAAAGTATAAATCCAAATATAGAAGTAATAGGTGTTAGTGCTTTAGGTGCTCCAGCATTTAAAAATTCTTATGAACTGAAAGAACCTATTGATAGTACGAGTGTAAGAACAATAGCAGATGGTATAGCAGTTCGTGATACTTCAAACATAACACTTCAATATGCACTTAAAAATGTAGATAAGTTTGTTAGTGTTGATGATGAAGAGATAGCAAGTGCAATCCTCTTTTTACTAGAAAAACAAAAACTTGTAGTTGAAGGAGCAGGGGCAGCTTCAGTTGCAACAATCTTGCACAATAAACTTTCACATTTAAAGGGTAAAAAAGTAGCTCTCGTTCTTAGTGGCGGGAACATGGATGTAACTCTTCTCTCTGTCATAATTGAAAAAGGTCTTTTAAAGTCTGGCAGAAAAATGAAAATAACTGTGACTCTCATAGATAAACCTGGTTCTTTAATGAGGTTTACCGAGATACTTGAAGAACTTAATGCAAATATAGTTCATATAGCTTATGATAGAACAGAAGTTTCTCTTGATTATGGAGATGCCAATGTTACTGTTCATATGGAAACTAAAGGCGAAGAACATCAAGAAAAAATTAGATATATTTTAAAAGAAGAGGGATATCTAAGAGATTAA
- the ilvN gene encoding acetolactate synthase small subunit, whose amino-acid sequence MADNERRVISVIVANEASVLSRITDLFSGRGYNITSLTVAPIPESKYSRLTIVTSGSVRVIEQITKQLHKLVPVLRVYEHADLVEKEMALIKFPVSENITDINTLCEAYNGKIVNVGDNVIIAMVADEPKRIENFLKIIKKYNPKEIVVGGAVALER is encoded by the coding sequence ATGGCTGATAATGAAAGAAGAGTAATATCGGTTATTGTTGCTAATGAGGCGAGTGTTTTATCTCGTATAACAGACCTTTTTTCTGGTCGTGGGTATAACATAACATCTTTAACTGTTGCCCCTATTCCTGAGAGTAAATATTCAAGGTTGACTATTGTTACTTCTGGATCGGTTAGAGTGATAGAGCAAATCACAAAACAATTACATAAGCTTGTTCCAGTTCTGAGAGTTTATGAACATGCTGATTTAGTTGAAAAAGAGATGGCTCTAATTAAGTTTCCTGTAAGTGAAAATATTACAGATATAAATACTCTATGTGAAGCATATAACGGAAAGATTGTTAATGTTGGAGATAATGTAATTATTGCTATGGTTGCAGATGAGCCAAAAAGAATTGAAAACTTTCTAAAAATCATCAAAAAATACAATCCTAAAGAGATTGTTGTTGGTGGTGCTGTTGCACTAGAGAGATAA
- a CDS encoding pyridoxal phosphate-dependent aminotransferase has product MLTQRVNILSESSTIAITALSQELKAQGKDVLSFSAGEPDFGTPQIIKDAAIAAINDNFTKYTAVDGIIELREAIANKLKRDNGLDYAPNQIIVNNGAKHSLFNLFSATIEDGAEVIIPAPYWVTYPELVNYCGGKVIEIQTHDYDLFKITPAQLSSAITPRTKMLILTTPSNPTGSIYSKKELIELGKVLEGTDIIVVSDEIYEKLTYEGEFTSVASVSEDMFKRTVTINGLSKSVAMTGWRFGYMAAHDTALIKATKKLQSQSTSNINSITQKAAIVGLNGSADADIEMMRQAFISRRDEAMKLINEIDGLSVIKPNGAFYLFVNIKDVSSDSLIFVKDLLDKKLVAVVPGVAFGSEGYFRMSFATDINTIRAGIARIAEFVQDLKA; this is encoded by the coding sequence ATGCTAACTCAACGCGTAAACATACTATCTGAATCATCAACAATTGCTATTACAGCACTTTCCCAAGAGTTAAAAGCTCAAGGTAAAGATGTACTTAGTTTTTCTGCTGGTGAACCTGATTTTGGTACACCTCAAATTATAAAAGATGCTGCTATTGCGGCAATTAATGATAACTTTACAAAATATACTGCTGTAGATGGAATCATAGAGCTAAGAGAAGCTATTGCAAATAAACTAAAAAGAGATAATGGCTTAGACTATGCGCCAAATCAAATTATTGTAAATAATGGGGCTAAACACTCATTATTTAATCTTTTTTCTGCAACAATTGAAGATGGTGCGGAAGTTATTATACCTGCACCGTACTGGGTTACATATCCTGAATTAGTGAATTACTGTGGTGGTAAAGTTATTGAAATTCAAACACATGATTATGATTTATTTAAAATAACGCCTGCTCAACTTAGCAGTGCTATTACTCCAAGAACGAAGATGCTTATTCTAACTACTCCATCTAACCCAACTGGTTCTATCTATTCAAAAAAAGAGCTGATTGAACTTGGTAAAGTTTTAGAAGGTACAGATATTATAGTTGTAAGTGATGAGATATATGAAAAACTAACTTACGAAGGTGAATTTACTTCTGTAGCATCTGTAAGTGAAGATATGTTTAAAAGAACTGTAACTATTAATGGTCTAAGTAAATCAGTTGCAATGACTGGATGGAGATTTGGTTATATGGCTGCACATGATACAGCACTTATTAAAGCAACTAAAAAACTACAATCTCAAAGTACATCAAACATCAACTCTATCACTCAAAAAGCAGCTATTGTTGGCTTAAATGGCAGTGCAGATGCTGATATAGAAATGATGAGACAAGCATTTATTTCGAGAAGAGATGAGGCTATGAAGCTTATTAATGAGATTGATGGACTAAGTGTTATAAAACCAAATGGTGCATTTTATCTGTTTGTAAATATAAAAGATGTTTCTTCTGATTCTTTAATCTTTGTAAAAGATTTACTTGATAAAAAATTGGTAGCTGTTGTTCCAGGTGTTGCTTTTGGTAGCGAGGGTTACTTCAGAATGAGTTTCGCGACTGATATAAATACAATTCGTGCAGGTATCGCTAGAATAGCAGAATTTGTACAAGACCTAAAGGCATAA
- a CDS encoding CoA-binding protein — MECEFPSVNSNKQEIKEIFNTTKTIAILGLSPDESKASHKVAKYLQEQGFKIVPIYPKGETILGEKVYHSLKEIPFNVDMVDIFRKPNALDAVADACIQRGDIKVFWAQKEIVNNVAAQKAKEAGMKVVQNMCTMVEHREMVG, encoded by the coding sequence ATGGAGTGTGAATTCCCCTCAGTAAATTCAAACAAACAAGAAATAAAAGAAATTTTTAATACAACTAAAACTATTGCTATTTTAGGTCTTTCTCCTGATGAGTCAAAGGCAAGTCATAAAGTTGCTAAGTATCTACAAGAACAAGGCTTTAAAATAGTTCCAATCTACCCAAAAGGTGAAACTATTTTAGGTGAAAAAGTTTATCATTCACTTAAAGAAATACCTTTTAATGTTGATATGGTAGATATATTTAGAAAACCAAATGCCTTAGATGCTGTTGCAGATGCTTGTATCCAAAGAGGTGATATTAAAGTGTTTTGGGCTCAAAAAGAGATTGTAAATAATGTGGCTGCTCAAAAAGCAAAAGAAGCTGGAATGAAGGTTGTGCAAAATATGTGTACGATGGTAGAACATAGAGAGATGGTAGGTTAG
- the cysE gene encoding serine O-acetyltransferase yields the protein MGLYSDIKEDFSNAYKNDPALNSKIDFLFNYPGVWAIAWYRVAHKLYNSGFTKIARILMGLTQIFTHIDIHPAARIGKRVFIDHGTGVVIGETTIIKNDVLIYQGVTLGGVSLDLGKRHPTIRQGAVLGAGAKILGNIVIGEYAKIGANSVVVKEVPDNATAIGIPAHVIPKGRCNDPFMHNKLPDINKEMFEYLLKRVAILEHVIVKDNTDVLEQDLELEYIYESFIKAMKS from the coding sequence TTGGGACTTTACTCTGACATAAAAGAAGACTTTTCAAACGCTTACAAAAATGACCCTGCTTTAAACTCAAAAATAGACTTTCTTTTTAACTACCCTGGTGTTTGGGCTATTGCGTGGTATAGAGTTGCACACAAACTTTATAATTCTGGCTTTACAAAAATCGCAAGAATTCTTATGGGTTTAACTCAAATATTTACACATATTGATATTCATCCTGCAGCACGCATTGGTAAAAGAGTTTTTATTGATCATGGTACAGGTGTTGTAATTGGTGAAACAACTATTATAAAAAATGATGTATTAATATACCAAGGGGTGACACTAGGTGGAGTATCTCTAGACCTAGGGAAAAGACACCCTACTATTAGACAAGGTGCTGTTTTAGGTGCTGGAGCTAAGATTCTTGGTAATATTGTCATAGGAGAGTATGCCAAAATTGGTGCTAACTCTGTTGTAGTAAAAGAAGTACCAGATAATGCTACCGCTATTGGAATACCTGCTCATGTTATTCCTAAAGGTAGATGTAACGATCCATTTATGCACAATAAGCTTCCAGATATAAACAAAGAAATGTTTGAGTACCTTCTTAAAAGAGTTGCAATTCTTGAACATGTTATTGTTAAAGACAATACAGATGTACTAGAACAAGACTTAGAATTAGAATATATCTACGAATCTTTTATAAAAGCTATGAAAAGTTAA